In Cicer arietinum cultivar CDC Frontier isolate Library 1 chromosome 7, Cicar.CDCFrontier_v2.0, whole genome shotgun sequence, a single window of DNA contains:
- the LOC140918790 gene encoding uncharacterized protein, with the protein MDLRGSWDQHLSLMEFAYNNSYQSSIQMAQFEALYRRRCRYSIEWFEVGEAKLVGPELIQDAIEKVKLIRDRLVTTQSRKKSYYDKMHRPLEFSVGEHVFLRVSPIKGVLRFERVGTVAYRLALSSDLSEVHHVFHILMLWKYLHDPSHVIKHKDVQLDDSLSYVDHLVVILDRQVRSCRLLWELLENKRSRFSIVVSRRRSLIRSRTRVKYN; encoded by the exons ATGGATCTTAGAGGTAGTTGGGATCAACACTTGTCCTTGATGGAATTTGcatacaataatagttatcaATCTAGTATTCAGATGGCTCAGTTTGAGGCTTTGTACAGAAGACGGTGCAGGTATTCGATTGAATGGTTTGAAGTTGGAGAAGCTAAACTAGTCGGTCCAGAGTTGATTCAAGATGccattgaaaaagttaaattgatTCGAGATCGCTTAGTGACAACTCAAAGTagaaaaaaatcttattatGATAAGATGCATCGTCCATTAGAGTTTTCGGTGGGAGAACATGTATTCCTACGAGTTTCACCAATAAAAGGAGTTTTGCGGTTTG aaagGGTCGGAACGGTAGCGTATCGCTTGGCACTTTCATCAGATCTCTCGGAAGTTCATCATGTCTTTCATATTTTGATGCTTTGGAAGTATCTTCACGACCCTTCTCATGTGATTAAACATAAAGATGTGCAATTAGATGATAGTCTATCATACGTTGATCATTTGGTAGTTATATTAGATCGCCAA GTGAGGTCTTGCCGGCTACTTTGGGAGTTGTTGGAGAACAAACGTAGTCGATTCTCCATAGTTGTGAGTAGACGACGATCATTGATCCGcagtcgcacacgggtcaaatacaattga